One genomic region from Sphingomonas paeninsulae encodes:
- a CDS encoding YdcH family protein, which yields MQSTHLSALEAKHAGIERRLADETRRPLPDSTLLSMLKKQKLRLKEALSGRKSG from the coding sequence ATGCAATCGACGCACCTCTCAGCCCTGGAAGCAAAGCACGCCGGGATAGAACGCCGCCTCGCCGACGAAACCCGCCGCCCTCTTCCCGACTCGACGTTATTGAGCATGTTGAAGAAACAAAAACTACGACTGAAAGAGGCGCTGTCCGGTCGAAAGTCGGGATAG